The proteins below come from a single Leopardus geoffroyi isolate Oge1 chromosome D3, O.geoffroyi_Oge1_pat1.0, whole genome shotgun sequence genomic window:
- the AIFM3 gene encoding apoptosis-inducing factor 3 isoform X8 — translation MGGCFSKPKPVELKIEVVLPEKERGKEELSASGKGSPRAYQGNGTARHFHTEERLPAPHPYPGAQDCVEAAICHVKDLENGQMREVELGWGKVLLVKDNGEFHALGHKCPHYGAPLVKGVLSRGRVRCPWHGACFNIGTGDLEDFPGLDSLHKFQVKIEKEKVYVRASKQALQLQRRTKVMAKCISPSAGHSSSTNVLIVGAGAAGLVCAETLRQEGFSDRIVLCTLDRHLPYDRPKLSKSLDAQPEQLALRPKEFFRAYGIEVLTEAQVVTVDVRNKKVVFKDGFKLEYSKLLLAPGSSPKMLSCKGKEVENVFTIRTPEDANRVVRLARGRNAVVVGAGFLGMEVAAYLTEKAHSVSVVELEETPFRRFLGERVGRALMKMFENNRVKFYMQTEVSELRAQEGKLKEVVLKSSKVVRADVCVVGIGAVPATGFLRQSSINLDSRGFIPVNKMMQTNVPGVFAAGDAVTFPLAWRNNRKVNIPHWQMAHAQGRVAAQNMLAQEAEISTVPYLWTAMFGKSLRYAGPVPGGCAGPPSQEER, via the exons ATGGGTGGGTGCTTCTCCAAGCCCAAGCCAG TGGAGCTCAAGATCGAGGTGGTGCTGCCTGAGAAGGAGCGGGGCAAGGAGGAGCTGTCAGCCAGCGGAAAGGGCAGCCCCCGGGCCTACCAGGGCAATGGCACAGCCCGCCACTTCCACACTGAGGAACGCCTGCCCGCCCCTCACCCGTACCCTGGTGCTCAGGACTGTGTGGAGGCCGCCATCTGCCATGTCAAGGACCTTGAGAATGGCCA GATGCGGGAAGTAGAGCTGGGCTGGGGAAAAGTGTTGCTGGTGAAGGACAACGGGGAGTTCCACGCTCTGGGCCACAAGTGTCCACACTATGGTGCACCCCTGGTGAAAG GTGTGCTGTCCCGTGGCCGGGTGCGCTGCCCCTGGCATGGTGCCTGCTTCAACATCGGCACCGGTGACCTAGAGGATTTCCCTGGCCTGGACAGTCTGCACAAATTCCAG GTGAAGATTGAGAAGGAGAAGGTGTACGTCCGAGCCAGTAAGCAG GCCTTGCAGCTACAGCGAAGAACCAAAGTGATGGCCAAGTGTATCTCTCCAAGTGCTGGCCACAGCAGCAGCACCAACGTGCTCATTGTAGGCGCAG GTGCAGCTGGCTTGGTATGTGCAGAGACACTGCGGCAGGAGGGGTTCTCAGACAGGATCGTCTTGTGCACACTGGACCGGCACCTCCCCTATGACCGGCCTAAGCTCAgcaag TCCCTGGATGCACAGCCTGAGCAGCTGGCCCTGAGGCCCAAGGAGTTCTTCCGAGCCTATGGCATCGAGGTGCTCACTGAGGCCCAG GTGGTTACGGTGGACGTGAGAAACAAGAAGGTTGTGTTCAAGGATGGCTTCAAGCTGGAGTACAGCAAGCTGCTTCTCGCACCAGGGAGCAG CCCTAAGATGCTGAGCTGCAAAGGCAAAGAGGTGGAGAACGTGTTCACCATCCGGACACCTGAAGATGCCAATCGTGTGGTGAGGCTAGCCCGGGGCCGCAACGCAGTGGTCGTGGGAGCTGGCTTCCTGG GGATGGAGGTGGCTGCTTATCTGACTGAAAAGGCCCACTCAGTGTCCGTGGTGGAGCTGGAGGAGACGCCCTTCAGGAGATTTTTGGGGGAACGTGTCGGTCGTGCCCTCATGAAA ATGTTTGAGAACAACCGGGTCAAGTTCTACATGCAGACAGAGGTGTCTGAGCTGCGGGCCCAGGAGGGAAAG ctGAAGGAGGTCGTGCTGAAGAGCAGCAAGGTTGTGCGGGCTGACGTCTGTGTTGTGGGCATTG GTGCGGTGCCTGCCACGGGCTTCCTGAGGCAGAGCAGCATCAATCTGGATTCCCGAGGCTTCATCCCTGTCAacaag ATGATGCAGACCAACGTTCCAGGCGTGTTTGCAGCTGGCGATGCTGTCACTTTCCCCCTCGCCTGGAGAAACAATCGGAAAGTGAACATCCCACATTGGCAGATGGCTCATGCCCAGG